One genomic segment of Pagrus major chromosome 13, Pma_NU_1.0 includes these proteins:
- the LOC141006655 gene encoding ras-related protein Rab-38-like — MAAGHNNSITLTHSHLLLALISTITVTARTAAQLQSSGCLMLPSKTVGERIFTKAAAMQQELLFKVLVIGDLGVGKTSIIKRYVHQIFSQHYRATIGVDFALKVLQWDDDTVIRLQLWDIAGQERYGNMTRVYYREAVGALMVFDVTRASTFDAVLKWKDDLDSKVTLNHGRPVPAVLLANKSDQLASQQPKLDSFCRENGFVGWFETSAKENTNIEEAVRCLVEHILNNEESPMVERDPSSLVLSGYTNTKTQKDNLNCSSCLKW, encoded by the exons ATGGCAGCAGGACACAACAACAgcatcacactcacacactcgcaTCTCCTCCTCGCCCTCATCAGCACCATTACCGTAACTGCACGCACAGCGGCGCAGCTGCAATCCTCCGGGTGCCTCATGTTGCCTTCAAAGACTGTCGGAGAAAGAATATTTACGAA agctgcagccatGCAGCAGGAGCTGTTGTTCAAAGTCCTGGTCATCGGGGACTTGGGAGTCGGGAAAACGTCCATCATCAAGCGGTACGTCCATCAGATCTTCTCCCAGCACTACCGAGCCACCATCGGGGTGGACTTCGCCCTGAAGGTGCTGCAGTGGGACGATGACACCGTGATCCGCCTCCAGCTGTGGGACATAGCAG GACAGGAGCGCTATGGGAACATGACCCGAGTGTATTACCGGGAGGCGGTGGGAGCACTGATGGTGTTTGACGTGACGAGGGCCTCCACGTTCGACGCCGTGCTCAAGTGGAAGGATGACCTGGACTccaag GTTACCCTGAACCATGGGAGGCCGGTTCCAGCTGTACTCTTGGCCAATAAGTCAGACCAGCTGGCTTCCCAGCAGCCAAAACTCGACTCTTTCTGCAGGGAGAACGGCTTCGTTGGCTGGTTCGAGACCTCGGCAAAG gaaaacacaaacatcgAGGAGGCGGTGCGCTGCTTGGTGGAGCACATCCTGAACAACGAGGAGAGCCCGATGGTCGAGAGAGACCCGAGCAGCCTGGTCCTGTCGgggtacacaaacacaaagacacaaaaagatAATCTCAACTGCTCGTCATGTTTGAAATGGTGA